The DNA region ATGTCGCCGCCCATGATGGCGCACAGGGCGGTGGTGCACACCCCGATGTGGTGTTGGCCAGCCGGACGACGCTTGTACATGGTGTAGAACGTCGCAGCACCGGAGACCTGGGCCTCGGTGATGCCCAGCACCTCGGCAGCGGCCTCGATGCCGGCGGGAGAGACCCGTCCGTCCACCGACTGCACCAGGTGCAGGATCGGCAACAGGGCCGAGCGCGGCTCGGGGTACCGGGCCGCCAACGAGCGCATCTCCTCGATCGTCTCGTCGGTGATGTTCGTGGACCGGTCCGTCTGGTCGACGCCACCGGATCCGGTGAAGTCCGAGCGGAACTCCTCGGCGTACGGGAAGTCGAACTCCTCGCTCATCGGTCAACTCCTCCCATCACGGGATCGATGGATGCCAGCGCCGGCACGACGTCGGAGAGCATGCCACCCTCGCACATCGCCGGCAGAGACTGCACGTTGATGAATCCGGTGTCGCGGATGTGGGCGCGGTAGGGGCGCACTCCCCCGTCGGAGACGAGGTGGCAGCCGAGCTCACCGGCCACGCCCTCGATGGACTGGTAGACCTCGCCGGTCGGCACCTTGAAGCCCTCGGTGATCACCTTGAAGTGGTGGATGAGGGCTTCCATGGACTCCCCCATGATGTGCTTGATGTGTTCGTGGGAGTTGCCCTGCCCGTCGGGTCCGATGGCCAGTTCGGCGGGCCAGGCGATGTGGGGATCGTCGACCATGTGACGCTGGCCCTGGGTGTCCTCGAGCTTCTTGACGACCTGCTTGAGGATACGGACCGACTGGTTCATCTCCTCCAGACGGATGACGAATCGTCCGTAGCAGTCGGCGGTGTCGGCGGTCGGCACGTCGAACTCGTAGTCCTCGTAGCCAATGTAGGGGTTCGTCTTGCGCAGGTCCCAGGGCAGGCCGGTGGCGCGCAGGGTGGGCCCGGTGATGCCCAGCGCCATGCACTGCGCCAGTTCCATGCGGGCAATGCCCTTCATGCGCGACTTGAAGATCGGGTTCTGCAGGGTGAACTCGGAGAGCTCGTGGAGATTGTCCTCCATACGGGCGATGAGGTCGCGAAGCAGATCCATCCCGTTGTCCGGCAGATCCGTGGCGGTACCACCGGGGCGGATCCACGCGTTGTTCATGCGCAGGCCGGTGACGGCCTGGTTGAACTCCAGACAGATCTCACGCTCCCTCAGACCGACCTCGGTGACCGAGGTGGCACCCAGCTCCATCGACCCGGTGCCCACGGCGACCAGGTGCGAGGAGATCCGGTTCACCTCGGTGATCATGACGCGCAGCGCGTTGGCACGCTCGGTGACCTCATCGGTGATGCCGAGCAGTTTCTCCACGGCCAAGCAGTAGACCAGCTCGTTGAAGAAGTTCGCGACGTAGTTGGCGCGGGTGGCATAGGCGACGCCCTGGGTCCAGGTGCGGTACTCCATGGACTTCTCGATCCCGGTGTGGAGGAATCCGATGCCCACACGCATGTCCTTGACGGTCTCGCCGTCAAGTTCGATGACCAGGCGCATCACTCCGTGGGTCGAGGGGTGGGTCGGCCCGAAGTTGATGACGACGGTCTCGTCACCTCGCTCGGCAGCCTCGGAGACGATCTGCTGCCAGTCACCGCCCTGGGCCAGGTACTCCTTGGCCGCAATGTTCTCACTCATCAGTTGTAGCTCCTGCGCTGATCCGGCGGCGCAACGATGGCACCCTTGTACTCCACCGGGATGCCGCCAAGCGGATAGTCCTTGCGCTGGGGGTGCCCGACCCAGTCGTCCGGCATGAGGATGCGAGTCAGTGCCGGGTGCCCGTCGAAGATGACACCGAACATGTCCCAGACCTCACGCTCCTGGAAGTCGGCGTGCGGGTACACCCCCGTCACCGAGTCGATGTGCGGATGCTCGTCCTGCGGATCGGCCAGCCCCACCT from Cutibacterium granulosum includes:
- a CDS encoding NADH-quinone oxidoreductase subunit D, yielding MSENIAAKEYLAQGGDWQQIVSEAAERGDETVVINFGPTHPSTHGVMRLVIELDGETVKDMRVGIGFLHTGIEKSMEYRTWTQGVAYATRANYVANFFNELVYCLAVEKLLGITDEVTERANALRVMITEVNRISSHLVAVGTGSMELGATSVTEVGLREREICLEFNQAVTGLRMNNAWIRPGGTATDLPDNGMDLLRDLIARMEDNLHELSEFTLQNPIFKSRMKGIARMELAQCMALGITGPTLRATGLPWDLRKTNPYIGYEDYEFDVPTADTADCYGRFVIRLEEMNQSVRILKQVVKKLEDTQGQRHMVDDPHIAWPAELAIGPDGQGNSHEHIKHIMGESMEALIHHFKVITEGFKVPTGEVYQSIEGVAGELGCHLVSDGGVRPYRAHIRDTGFINVQSLPAMCEGGMLSDVVPALASIDPVMGGVDR